A stretch of Myxococcus hansupus DNA encodes these proteins:
- a CDS encoding Na+/H+ antiporter, with product MLVFEIIVGLLLAGAGLTALSRRLGTPYPAMVALAGAVLALVPGTPTLVLDPELALTLFVAPVLLDAAFDASLRDLRANWRTVAGLVIGAVAFTIVVVAVVAHLLVPGMPWAVAIALGAIVAPPDAAAATAVLKQLRPPYRLLVILEGESLFNDASALLVYRLAVGAALAGTLSPGHAVPLLLVVTVGSVLLGLVLSRVVLRVTARIQDVAIAVVVQFCGTFAVWLLAERLHLSGILTVVVFAMATARRAAEVTPARVRLPSYAVWEFAVFVLNVLAFILVGFQLKDILGRLDSRTLLEYVGIAATLCTATMVARIAWVSGASALARWRARRWGGRNAASALSKEAAAVVGWCGMRGIVTLAAALALPTGGPDGPAFPFRDLILFTAFSVVLGTLVVQGMTLRPLINALELEVDDSVEREIRLARVETLRAALQATSERPDAEMSGLLRRRYAVLLHRAEADLAKGGRGAHGDGTDAGRAFEVDLSIARGVSAAARHRLVTLRAAGTIGDAAFQRIEQELDVEEMDLQLLTTGAATEET from the coding sequence ATGCTCGTCTTCGAAATCATCGTGGGGCTCCTGCTCGCGGGGGCGGGCCTCACGGCGTTGTCGCGGCGCCTCGGCACGCCCTATCCGGCGATGGTGGCGCTCGCGGGGGCCGTGCTGGCGCTCGTCCCCGGGACGCCGACGCTCGTCCTGGACCCCGAGCTCGCGTTGACGCTGTTCGTGGCGCCCGTGCTGCTGGACGCCGCGTTTGACGCGTCCCTGCGCGACCTCCGGGCGAACTGGCGCACCGTCGCGGGGCTCGTCATCGGCGCGGTGGCCTTCACCATCGTCGTCGTCGCGGTCGTGGCCCACCTGTTGGTTCCGGGAATGCCGTGGGCCGTGGCGATCGCGCTCGGTGCCATCGTGGCTCCGCCCGACGCGGCGGCGGCGACGGCCGTGCTCAAGCAACTGCGACCTCCGTACCGGCTGCTCGTCATCCTCGAAGGGGAGAGCCTCTTCAACGACGCGAGCGCGCTCCTCGTCTACCGGCTCGCGGTGGGCGCCGCGCTCGCGGGGACGCTGTCGCCGGGACATGCCGTGCCGCTGCTGCTCGTCGTCACGGTGGGCAGCGTTCTGCTCGGGCTCGTGTTGTCGCGAGTCGTCCTCCGGGTGACCGCGAGGATTCAAGACGTCGCCATCGCGGTCGTGGTCCAGTTCTGCGGGACGTTCGCCGTCTGGTTGCTCGCGGAGCGGCTCCACCTCTCCGGCATCCTGACCGTCGTGGTCTTCGCCATGGCCACCGCGCGCCGCGCGGCGGAAGTCACCCCGGCCCGCGTCCGGCTGCCTTCCTATGCCGTCTGGGAATTCGCCGTGTTCGTGCTGAACGTCCTGGCCTTCATCCTGGTGGGCTTTCAATTGAAAGACATCCTGGGCCGGTTGGATTCGCGCACGCTGCTGGAGTACGTGGGCATCGCGGCCACCCTCTGCACCGCGACGATGGTGGCCCGCATCGCGTGGGTGTCCGGCGCCTCGGCGTTGGCCCGCTGGCGAGCGCGCCGCTGGGGCGGGCGCAACGCCGCGTCCGCGCTGTCGAAGGAAGCCGCGGCGGTCGTCGGGTGGTGTGGCATGCGAGGCATCGTGACGCTCGCGGCGGCGCTCGCGCTGCCCACCGGAGGGCCCGATGGACCGGCGTTTCCCTTCCGCGACCTGATTCTCTTCACGGCCTTCTCCGTCGTGCTCGGCACGCTCGTCGTCCAGGGCATGACGCTGCGCCCGTTGATCAACGCGTTGGAACTCGAGGTCGACGATTCCGTGGAACGGGAGATACGGCTCGCCCGGGTCGAAACGCTGCGGGCCGCGCTCCAGGCCACGTCCGAGCGGCCTGACGCGGAGATGTCCGGACTGCTGCGCCGCCGCTACGCCGTCCTCCTCCATCGCGCCGAGGCGGACCTCGCCAAGGGGGGCCGGGGGGCACACGGCGACGGCACGGACGCGGGGCGCGCCTTCGAGGTGGACCTGTCCATTGCCCGCGGCGTCTCCGCGGCCGCGCGGCACCGGCTCGTCACGCTGAGGGCGGCCGGCACCATTGGCGACGCGGCCTTTCAGCGCATCGAGCAGGAACTCGACGTGGAGGAAATGGACCTACAGTTGCTCACCACGGGCGCGGCCACGGAAGAAACATGA